The nucleotide sequence CAACCCGCGGCAGACGGTCGGCACGATCATCGCCAGCCCGATGGAGATCAACGGCATCAAGCCGCCCGGCGGCCGTGAGGCCAAGGTGCGCGAGCTGCTGGAGACCGTCGGCCTCAACCCGGAGCACTACAACCGCTTCCCGCACGAGTTCTCCGGCGGCCAGCGCCAGCGCATCGGGGTGGCCCGCGCGCTCGCGCTCCAGCCCAAGCTCATCGTCGCCGACGAGCCGGTCTCGGCCCTGGACGTCTCCATCCAGGCGCAGGTCATCAACCTGCTCCAGGAGCTCCAGCGCGACCTCGGCATCGCCTTCGTCTTCATCGCGCACGACCTGTCGATCGTGCGGCACTTCTCGCAGCGGGTCGCCGTGATGTACCTGGGCAAGGTGGTGGAGGTCGCCGACCGCGACTCCCTCTACAACCGGCCCCGTCACCCGTACACGCACGCCCTGCTCTCCGCCGTGCCCGAGACGGACATCGACGTGGAGAAGCGCGAGCGCATCCGGCTCTTCGGCGACGTGCCTTCGCCGATCATGCCGCCGTCCGGCTGCCGGTTCCGTACCCGCTGCTGGAAGGCGCAGGACAAGTGCGCCACGGAGGAACCGCCGCTGGTCCAGATCTCCGGCAACAAGCCGGGCCATCTGACCGCCTGCCACTTCCCCGAGGACCCCACCACCGAGGCCCGCGAAGAGGACGTCATCCTCGACCCGGCGCTGCGGGCCCTGGAGAAGGACCTGGAGCCGGAGGACCGGCCGTAGCACAGAGGCGCCCGTACGGACGCCCGCCCCGCACCCCGTTCGCACCCTTTCCCGCGCACCGTCGCGAAAAGGCGTTGCGGGCGGGGTGCGGCGCGCTCGACAGTACGTCCATGTCTCTTACCGTGCGGCCCGCCGTACCCGACGACGCTCCCGCCATCTGTGAGCTGCTCAACGCGATCGACGTGATCGAGATAGGCCGGCCCGAGACCGATCTGCACGAGGTGCGGGACGATCTCGGCCACCCCGGCGTCGACCTCGCCAAGGACTCCTGGCTGGCGTACGAGGACGGCCGGCTCGTCTGCTACGGCCTGATGTGGGACGACTCCGGCGACGAGCGCATCGGCATGGACCACTATCTGCTGCCCGGCAGCGCCGCCGCGGGGGTGCGGCTGTTCGAGCTGATGGAGGGACGGGCCGCCGAACGGGCCCGCGCGAACGGCGCCGGGCGCGCCGTCGTCCATATGCACCTGAACACCGAGCCGACCCTGGACACCGCGGTCATCGAGGCGCGCGACTGGCGCCGGGTCCGCCGCTACCAGGTGATGACCCGTGACGTCGCGGCCCTCGGCGCGGCGCCGACCCCGCCGCCGGGCGTACGGGTACGGGACTGTACGGCCGAGGCCGACCGGCGCGTCGCGTACGAGCTGTGCGAGCTGACCTTCGCCGACCACTTCGACCACCGGCCGCGCGGCTACGAGGAGTGGCTGGAGCACCAGGGCGGCGACCGGATCGACTGGTCGCTGGTGTGGATCGCCGCGGCCGAGGGGATCGGCGACGCGGCTGTGCTGATCGGCGGCAACGAGCGGGAGTCGATGGGCTGGATCCCCAACCTCGGTGTGGTCAAGGACGCCAGGGGCCGGGGGATCGGCGGGTTCCTGCTGCGACACGCCTTCCACGCCTTCGCCGGACGCGGCCGGGAGACCGTGGGCCTCGGCGTCGACACCGAGAACGCCACCGGCGCGCTGAAGCTCTACGAGGCGAACGGCATGCGGCTGCACTTCGCCGTGGACACCTGGGAGCTGATCGTGCCGGTGTGACCCGTCCCGAGGGCTGTGACTCGTACAGCCCTCAAGAAAGTGCGGTTCGACACCGTATGGGGTGTATTTGGGTTCAAGTGAGATCTGGGCCTGAAAGGGAGGCACTCCATGCGTGGAGCCACACACGCCAAGTGGGCCGCTTGTGCGGTGGTCGTCGCGCTGACCGCGACGGCCTGCGGCGGGGACAGCGACAGCGGCAGCGGAAGTGGCAGTGGTGGCGGCTCCGGCGGGGTGCTGAGCGCCTCGTGGGGTGACCCGCAGAACCCGCTGGAGCCCGCCAACACCAACGAGGTGCAGGGCGGCAAGGTCCTGGACATGATCTTCCGGGGTCTCAAGCGCTACAACCCCAAGACCGCCAAGGCCGAGAACGCCCTCGCCTCCAGCATCACCACGAAGGACTCCAAGACCTTCAACATCACCGTCAAGAACGGCTGGACGTTCAGCAACGGTGAGAAGGTCACGGCGAAGT is from Streptomyces sp. NBC_00370 and encodes:
- a CDS encoding GNAT family N-acetyltransferase gives rise to the protein MSLTVRPAVPDDAPAICELLNAIDVIEIGRPETDLHEVRDDLGHPGVDLAKDSWLAYEDGRLVCYGLMWDDSGDERIGMDHYLLPGSAAAGVRLFELMEGRAAERARANGAGRAVVHMHLNTEPTLDTAVIEARDWRRVRRYQVMTRDVAALGAAPTPPPGVRVRDCTAEADRRVAYELCELTFADHFDHRPRGYEEWLEHQGGDRIDWSLVWIAAAEGIGDAAVLIGGNERESMGWIPNLGVVKDARGRGIGGFLLRHAFHAFAGRGRETVGLGVDTENATGALKLYEANGMRLHFAVDTWELIVPV
- a CDS encoding ABC transporter ATP-binding protein, with translation MEVKGLTKHFPIYGGFPIKRKVGAVQAVDSVDLSVFPGESLGLVGESGCGKSTTGRLLTRLLEPTAGTISYEGRDITHANRRQLAPIRSEIQMIFQDPYASLNPRQTVGTIIASPMEINGIKPPGGREAKVRELLETVGLNPEHYNRFPHEFSGGQRQRIGVARALALQPKLIVADEPVSALDVSIQAQVINLLQELQRDLGIAFVFIAHDLSIVRHFSQRVAVMYLGKVVEVADRDSLYNRPRHPYTHALLSAVPETDIDVEKRERIRLFGDVPSPIMPPSGCRFRTRCWKAQDKCATEEPPLVQISGNKPGHLTACHFPEDPTTEAREEDVILDPALRALEKDLEPEDRP